In Natronoarchaeum philippinense, a single window of DNA contains:
- a CDS encoding DUF7266 family protein: protein MPEPSQPPAKRRSGGTFTATTRAASPVVGKALEAGIVILYIGLLTTTLYAGAIPEYRSAAAQEVADRTLADASAELRAAIPHNATAVNATTRLELPRTIGSSAYTIRVTSGRLVLEHPHPSVGGKTPLALPESVETVDGHWDSQESANVRVRDSPNGLVVRLGGEGS from the coding sequence GTGCCTGAGCCATCCCAACCGCCGGCAAAGCGGCGCTCGGGTGGCACGTTCACGGCGACGACTCGCGCCGCGTCCCCGGTCGTCGGCAAGGCACTGGAGGCCGGGATCGTGATCCTGTACATCGGGCTCCTGACGACGACGCTGTACGCCGGTGCGATCCCGGAGTACCGGTCGGCGGCCGCCCAAGAAGTCGCTGACAGAACGCTGGCTGACGCCAGCGCCGAACTGCGTGCAGCGATACCTCACAACGCGACGGCAGTGAACGCGACGACAAGGCTGGAGCTCCCGCGAACGATCGGAAGTTCGGCGTACACGATCCGCGTCACGAGCGGCCGGCTCGTGCTCGAGCACCCACATCCCTCGGTCGGCGGGAAGACGCCGCTGGCGCTGCCCGAGTCAGTCGAGACGGTCGACGGTCACTGGGACAGTCAGGAGTCGGCGAACGTGCGAGTGCGCGACAGTCCGAACGGGCTCGTCGTCCGCCTCGGAGGCGAGGGGTCGTGA
- a CDS encoding DUF7263 family protein, with protein sequence MRGQANLLALGVALVAVTGAMVVGLAIADGAFAAADGDATERQLAAGVSERLVDADGPLATRANVLNASAVQAFDADALRSTVPGLGGRSVRVTLNETTLAATGDADGYSIERLVLVERTQSVTVADAFDGTDRTVTLPRRTGRVDVYVDPMANATVTTMRIGPRIVRHNESGLTGEFAVTTSRYRTATVSVDADGVLASGDIELTYYPKQTEKALLEVAVDE encoded by the coding sequence ATGCGCGGGCAGGCGAACCTGCTGGCGCTTGGCGTGGCGCTCGTCGCAGTGACTGGGGCGATGGTCGTCGGGCTGGCGATCGCAGACGGCGCGTTCGCGGCCGCCGACGGCGACGCGACTGAGCGTCAGCTCGCGGCGGGAGTCTCCGAGCGACTCGTCGACGCCGACGGTCCGCTGGCGACGCGGGCGAACGTGTTGAACGCGAGCGCGGTCCAAGCGTTCGACGCCGACGCGCTCCGGTCAACGGTACCCGGCCTCGGCGGACGCTCGGTCCGCGTGACACTGAACGAGACGACACTCGCAGCGACCGGCGACGCCGACGGCTACTCGATCGAACGGCTCGTGCTGGTCGAACGGACGCAGTCGGTCACGGTCGCAGACGCCTTCGACGGAACCGATAGGACGGTGACACTACCGCGGCGGACCGGACGCGTCGACGTGTACGTCGATCCGATGGCAAACGCCACCGTGACGACGATGCGGATCGGCCCGCGGATCGTTCGGCACAACGAGTCGGGACTGACCGGCGAGTTCGCCGTCACGACGAGCCGATATCGGACCGCGACAGTATCGGTAGACGCCGACGGTGTGCTGGCGTCGGGCGACATCGAGCTGACGTACTATCCGAAACAGACCGAGAAGGCGCTGCTGGAGGTCGCCGTCGATGAGTGA
- a CDS encoding COG1361 S-layer family protein — translation MTPQAADPARRRRRTLVVRLLVAAVLLAAVVGASIGVPALQSDDENDTTDAGNDTADEESDEHAADENDTADDEQAEEPPADAGTAETTPENEAGTPPSGADVPGGTPQPNGTVPGGAGGAGAGEVGVPPGQPPEGTAPTPGANGAVTGPPTLAGLDENITVAVASDESVRASTSTTVEFEVTNEDDDDELTDVVVTLAATGGAVGFGSFADPQRTQSVYIEELDPDETESFEVDVLADAVEPGTYPLFASVQYTVDEDGDDDDDGNDEDDPVVNSGPAAIGLPVTDALAFEVTPVDGSVPVDETAVYRVQITNEGETNATDVVAGLTVGTPLSSESPTAYVGDLAPGDSETVRFGLESSSDAIETTTGATLTITYEAGDGDRSSAEPVSVPVSVVEDEGADVDTTVPFAVAAAVVVIAAIWWLRRR, via the coding sequence ATGACGCCACAGGCGGCCGATCCCGCCCGACGACGCCGCCGAACGCTCGTCGTCCGTCTCCTCGTAGCCGCGGTGCTGCTCGCTGCGGTCGTCGGTGCCTCCATCGGCGTCCCAGCGCTGCAGTCCGACGACGAGAACGACACCACAGACGCCGGGAACGACACCGCAGACGAGGAGTCGGACGAGCATGCAGCCGACGAAAACGACACCGCGGACGACGAACAGGCCGAGGAGCCGCCAGCGGACGCCGGCACCGCGGAGACGACACCCGAGAACGAAGCCGGAACGCCACCCTCCGGTGCGGATGTTCCGGGCGGGACCCCACAGCCGAATGGCACAGTGCCCGGCGGTGCTGGCGGCGCGGGAGCGGGTGAGGTCGGCGTCCCGCCCGGACAACCGCCCGAGGGAACCGCGCCGACACCCGGGGCGAACGGCGCCGTGACCGGCCCGCCGACGCTCGCCGGCCTCGACGAGAACATCACCGTCGCGGTCGCGAGCGACGAGTCCGTCCGGGCGTCGACATCGACGACGGTCGAGTTCGAGGTGACCAACGAGGACGATGACGACGAGCTGACTGATGTCGTCGTCACGCTGGCGGCGACCGGCGGCGCGGTAGGGTTCGGATCGTTCGCCGACCCCCAGCGAACGCAGTCGGTGTACATCGAGGAACTCGATCCCGACGAGACCGAGAGTTTCGAGGTCGATGTCCTCGCGGACGCGGTCGAGCCGGGCACCTACCCGCTGTTCGCGTCGGTGCAGTACACGGTCGACGAGGACGGCGATGACGACGATGATGGGAACGACGAAGACGACCCCGTCGTGAACAGCGGCCCCGCCGCGATCGGCCTGCCGGTCACCGACGCCCTCGCGTTCGAGGTGACGCCCGTGGACGGGTCGGTCCCCGTCGACGAGACGGCCGTCTACCGGGTCCAGATCACGAACGAGGGCGAGACGAACGCGACCGATGTCGTCGCCGGGCTGACGGTCGGGACGCCGCTGTCGAGCGAGTCGCCGACGGCGTACGTCGGGGATCTCGCTCCGGGCGACTCGGAGACGGTCCGGTTCGGGCTGGAATCGTCGTCGGACGCGATCGAGACGACGACCGGCGCGACGCTCACGATTACCTACGAGGCCGGTGACGGCGACCGATCGAGCGCCGAGCCAGTGTCGGTCCCCGTCTCGGTCGTCGAGGACGAGGGCGCCGATGTCGATACGACCGTCCCATTCGCCGTCGCCGCAGCCGTGGTCGTGATCGCCGCGATCTGGTGGCTCCGGCGGCGCTAA
- a CDS encoding ABC transporter permease, which produces MFEITTFEAGRRLRGSLLLTVALLALIVLTVALFPSIAESGTDLDAYLESLPPEATRAFVGSVTTLTTIEGYLVSQLYQFGWVLLLAVYYAYAAASTVAGEIERGTIGMTLSMPVSRTRFVVGKFLSLLPGIVLVNAITFLGVYVGVVLIDESIDALDLFAVHAYSIAYLLACAGVGLLASVAFDSIRRAQTAGAGAVFGLFLLDTFTFDTDYDWLGDLALSRYFDPGEILADGEIAWGDLSLLLAAAVVLVVLSSELFERRDVSE; this is translated from the coding sequence ATGTTCGAGATCACGACGTTCGAGGCCGGGCGCCGACTCCGGGGATCGCTGCTGTTGACGGTGGCGCTGCTGGCCCTGATCGTGCTCACCGTCGCGTTGTTCCCCTCGATCGCGGAATCGGGGACCGATCTCGACGCCTATCTGGAGTCGCTCCCGCCGGAAGCGACCCGCGCGTTCGTCGGCAGCGTCACCACGCTGACGACGATCGAGGGGTATCTGGTCTCACAGCTCTACCAGTTCGGCTGGGTGTTGCTGCTCGCGGTCTACTACGCCTACGCGGCGGCGTCGACCGTCGCCGGCGAGATCGAGCGCGGGACGATCGGGATGACGCTCTCGATGCCGGTGTCGCGGACCCGGTTCGTCGTCGGCAAGTTCCTCTCGCTGCTTCCCGGCATCGTCCTCGTCAACGCGATCACCTTCCTCGGCGTCTACGTCGGCGTCGTCCTCATCGACGAGTCGATCGACGCGCTCGATCTCTTTGCGGTCCACGCGTACTCGATCGCCTATCTGCTCGCGTGTGCCGGCGTCGGCCTGCTGGCCTCGGTCGCGTTCGACTCGATCCGGCGCGCCCAGACTGCCGGCGCCGGCGCGGTGTTCGGGCTGTTCTTGCTCGATACGTTCACGTTCGATACCGACTACGACTGGCTCGGCGACCTCGCCCTCTCGCGGTACTTCGATCCCGGCGAGATCCTCGCCGACGGCGAGATCGCGTGGGGTGATCTGTCGCTCCTGCTGGCTGCCGCCGTCGTGCTCGTCGTTCTCAGCAGCGAGCTCTTCGAGCGACGGGACGTTTCGGAGTGA
- a CDS encoding helix-turn-helix domain-containing protein translates to MSTIAEIRVPPDEFVLRETLSAVPDAEFEVMRVAAHGTSDVIPFLTAMAPDKDDLERALAADDSVKNISLLADNDDEWLYRMEWVEDIRVILHVLTEADGTILSAYGNGEGWHLRILFTDRQSLSATFEFCDEQNLSLDIERIYELEDAARRGQYGLTAEQLDTLETAYERGFYDIPRGETMNALAGELGISHQALSERLRRGHRNLIEHTLFVGETDGPTDP, encoded by the coding sequence ATGAGCACGATCGCGGAGATCCGCGTGCCCCCCGACGAGTTCGTCCTCCGCGAGACGCTGTCGGCGGTGCCAGACGCCGAGTTCGAGGTGATGCGGGTCGCCGCGCACGGCACCAGCGACGTGATCCCGTTTCTCACGGCGATGGCGCCGGACAAAGACGATCTCGAACGCGCACTGGCTGCCGACGACTCCGTGAAGAACATCTCCCTGCTAGCTGACAACGACGACGAGTGGCTCTACCGGATGGAGTGGGTCGAGGACATCCGAGTTATCCTGCACGTCCTGACCGAGGCCGACGGGACGATTCTGTCGGCCTACGGCAACGGCGAGGGGTGGCATCTCCGAATCCTCTTTACCGACCGACAGTCACTGTCGGCCACCTTCGAGTTCTGTGACGAGCAGAACCTCTCGCTCGACATCGAGCGCATCTACGAACTCGAAGACGCCGCCCGGCGAGGCCAGTACGGATTGACGGCCGAACAGCTCGATACGCTGGAGACGGCCTACGAGCGCGGCTTCTACGACATCCCCCGGGGAGAGACGATGAACGCGCTGGCCGGCGAGTTGGGCATCTCCCATCAGGCCCTTTCCGAGCGCCTGCGCCGGGGACACCGGAACCTCATCGAGCACACGCTGTTTGTCGGGGAGACGGACGGGCCGACCGATCCCTGA
- a CDS encoding DUF7261 family protein — protein MIAARDGDTAARAQLVLVAAAVIAVGLAPIALAYVQLGAAPVDAAGVADRSDGDVSRALDRAVHDTAAGVPSNYAWNEREAAVDAVNDQLGPRIETLRTSRLRAGVVRGIAYNTSAATAWADARCPSGPDRQFGACEAIDGVVVQDRAGRTHVLGAVFDLRVTTERQTVRSTVRIETATLIS, from the coding sequence ATGATCGCAGCAAGAGATGGGGACACAGCGGCGCGCGCACAGTTGGTGCTCGTCGCCGCTGCAGTGATTGCGGTGGGGCTGGCACCGATCGCGCTGGCGTACGTGCAACTCGGTGCGGCGCCCGTCGACGCCGCTGGTGTGGCAGACCGATCGGACGGCGACGTGTCCCGAGCGCTCGACCGGGCAGTACACGACACAGCGGCAGGCGTCCCCAGCAACTATGCGTGGAACGAGCGCGAGGCCGCCGTCGACGCAGTCAACGATCAGCTCGGCCCGCGAATCGAGACGCTCCGGACCTCCCGGCTGCGAGCCGGCGTCGTCCGCGGAATCGCGTACAACACGTCAGCCGCGACGGCGTGGGCCGACGCTCGCTGTCCGAGCGGTCCGGATCGGCAGTTCGGCGCGTGCGAAGCGATCGACGGCGTCGTCGTGCAGGACCGAGCAGGTCGGACGCACGTGCTCGGCGCGGTCTTCGATCTGCGAGTGACGACCGAGCGCCAAACAGTGCGCTCGACAGTTCGTATCGAAACAGCAACACTAATTTCCTAG
- a CDS encoding DUF7262 family protein, protein MSDRAQLSTPVVEAGIGVVLILAIAVVFTLGVPVPNDGATQLDAYAEDAGTVLAGEPPRHQDATRLSEIARDAESFERERASLDRRLDRLLPDNLLYQVQTTHGSVGYQRPAGVSYGTATVTTQYGDVILRVWYA, encoded by the coding sequence ATGAGTGATCGTGCGCAGCTGTCGACACCGGTCGTCGAGGCAGGCATCGGCGTCGTCCTGATTCTCGCCATCGCCGTGGTGTTTACTCTCGGCGTCCCCGTACCCAACGACGGCGCGACACAGCTCGATGCCTACGCCGAGGACGCCGGAACGGTGCTGGCAGGCGAGCCCCCGCGTCATCAGGACGCCACACGACTCTCGGAGATTGCCAGAGATGCCGAGAGTTTCGAGCGCGAGCGGGCGTCGCTTGATCGCCGTCTCGACCGGCTACTACCGGACAATCTGTTGTATCAGGTCCAGACCACACACGGGTCGGTCGGCTACCAGCGCCCGGCCGGCGTGAGCTACGGTACCGCGACGGTGACGACGCAGTATGGCGATGTGATCCTCAGAGTGTGGTATGCATGA
- a CDS encoding ABC transporter ATP-binding protein, with product MSGSDAPPIEIDGLTKYYGDVRGVEDLTFSVASGEIFGFLGPNGAGKSTAIRVLLGLLKPTDGAATLLGRDVTDRAALREAKRELGYLPSDVRFYDRVTGAEVLDYFGRLRGEGRRSELLERFPVPLDRPVRAYSSGNRQKLAIVATFMHDPELAIMDEPTAGLDPLVQNEFYELLDERKRQGQTSFFSSHVLSEVRRVCDRVGIIRRGRLIELDTVENILAAGGTVVTARLAEDPPPEDLEFPGTSSVERRDGEYSLVLAREFDALIDRLHEYTVLDLEVRDASIDDVFMHFYGDDAEPEEESDT from the coding sequence GTGAGCGGCAGCGACGCGCCCCCGATCGAGATCGACGGCCTAACCAAGTACTACGGGGACGTACGCGGCGTCGAGGATCTCACATTTTCCGTGGCGTCCGGCGAGATATTCGGCTTTCTCGGGCCCAACGGCGCGGGCAAGTCGACGGCGATCCGCGTGCTGCTGGGCTTGCTCAAGCCAACCGACGGCGCGGCGACCCTGCTGGGTCGGGACGTGACCGACCGCGCCGCGTTGCGCGAGGCCAAGCGCGAGCTGGGCTATCTTCCCAGCGACGTTCGCTTCTACGACCGGGTGACGGGCGCCGAGGTGCTCGACTACTTCGGCCGACTGCGCGGGGAGGGACGCCGTTCGGAACTGCTCGAACGATTTCCGGTCCCGCTCGACAGGCCGGTCCGGGCGTACTCCAGCGGGAATCGACAGAAGCTCGCCATCGTTGCGACGTTCATGCACGATCCCGAACTGGCGATCATGGACGAGCCCACTGCGGGGCTGGACCCGCTGGTGCAAAACGAGTTCTACGAACTGCTCGACGAGCGCAAGCGGCAGGGCCAGACGAGCTTTTTCTCCTCGCACGTTCTCAGCGAGGTCCGTCGCGTCTGCGACCGCGTCGGCATCATCCGGCGCGGGCGGCTGATCGAACTCGATACCGTCGAAAACATCCTCGCGGCGGGCGGGACGGTCGTCACCGCCAGACTGGCCGAAGACCCGCCGCCGGAGGACCTCGAATTTCCAGGAACGTCGAGCGTCGAGCGCCGCGACGGCGAGTACAGCCTCGTCCTCGCGCGGGAGTTCGACGCCCTGATCGACCGGCTCCACGAGTACACCGTCCTCGATCTGGAGGTCCGCGACGCGTCGATCGACGACGTGTTCATGCACTTCTACGGCGACGACGCCGAACCGGAAGAAGAGTCTGACACGTAG
- a CDS encoding DUF7289 family protein, whose protein sequence is MSRSERSSPNDRAQSNVVGVALLLAIAVVGLGGLTAGIGAVVESNAATADAASVADGFDRALQPTETTGYHEGRVAFANGRIATEDRALRVLNESGVVATVAVDALVYESGDRRVAYEAGTIVRGRTGNSWLYEAPPITASRGSGGVLAVGAAQLNASEWTTTGAAGRSLRLSSRVSHDRRALGNGSYRVAIETPTPGAWKRHFDAQSAVRSTSGRLFPGDDHQSVVATYRGDRTAYLIIHDMQLEVNRA, encoded by the coding sequence GTGAGCCGATCCGAGCGCAGCAGCCCGAACGACCGAGCGCAGTCGAACGTCGTCGGCGTCGCGTTGTTGTTGGCGATCGCCGTCGTCGGCCTCGGCGGGCTAACGGCTGGTATCGGCGCGGTTGTCGAGAGCAACGCAGCCACAGCGGACGCCGCCAGCGTCGCCGATGGGTTCGATCGCGCGCTCCAACCGACCGAGACGACCGGCTACCACGAGGGGCGCGTCGCGTTCGCCAATGGACGGATCGCTACCGAGGACCGGGCGCTCCGCGTGCTCAACGAGTCTGGCGTCGTGGCGACCGTCGCGGTCGACGCGTTAGTCTACGAGTCGGGCGATCGGCGAGTGGCGTACGAAGCTGGGACCATCGTCCGCGGACGGACAGGGAACAGTTGGCTCTACGAAGCGCCACCGATCACGGCCTCGCGGGGGAGCGGCGGCGTCCTCGCCGTCGGCGCTGCCCAGCTGAACGCGAGCGAGTGGACGACGACCGGGGCCGCAGGCCGGTCGCTCAGGCTGTCCTCGCGCGTCAGCCACGATCGGCGAGCGCTGGGGAACGGGTCTTATCGCGTTGCGATCGAGACGCCGACGCCGGGCGCTTGGAAGCGCCACTTCGATGCCCAGAGCGCGGTTCGGTCGACGAGCGGGCGCCTGTTCCCCGGCGACGATCACCAGAGCGTCGTGGCGACCTATCGCGGCGACCGAACGGCCTATTTGATCATCCACGACATGCAGCTAGAGGTGAACCGTGCCTGA
- a CDS encoding FAD-dependent monooxygenase has protein sequence MTRDRSEACDTTTDIAIVGGGICGLTTAIALEQRGWEPSVYEAATEYRPIGAGLLLQTNALLVLERLGLADRVRAAGTPLGNSAIRSPDGRVLKRFDLDRIERTEFGYGFVAIHRADLQQILLDELDATVQTGMECERVIGTDSPTAKFSDGTRISPDVLVGADGIHSAVRDAVVSDVDLQSVDGVCYRSVVSVELPDRHRDHGLEVWGDGSYTGGAPLDDDRFYWFATVSDSTAAGLNGSQEVAAALRERFAAFPEPIPVVLDALDPDDIFATGLEDVPALDRWSRGSVVLAGDAAHGMLPFAGQGAAQSIEDALALADAIDRHPEPAAAFASYEAERRQRADGIRAEAHRLGRLGTVQSPFAARLRNLAIGLVPASLFRRFRRQRAARTSLPDRTLADGGPDA, from the coding sequence ATGACACGCGACCGATCGGAGGCGTGCGACACGACGACCGACATCGCTATCGTCGGCGGCGGCATCTGCGGACTGACTACGGCGATTGCGCTCGAACAGCGCGGCTGGGAGCCGTCGGTCTACGAGGCCGCAACCGAGTACCGACCCATCGGCGCGGGGCTGTTGTTGCAGACGAACGCGTTGCTCGTACTGGAGCGTCTCGGTCTCGCGGACCGGGTTCGGGCTGCAGGGACGCCGCTGGGCAACAGCGCGATCCGCTCGCCGGACGGCCGCGTGCTCAAGCGGTTCGATCTCGATCGCATCGAGCGAACGGAGTTCGGCTACGGCTTCGTGGCGATCCACCGCGCCGACCTCCAGCAGATCCTCCTCGACGAACTCGATGCGACTGTCCAGACCGGGATGGAGTGCGAGCGGGTGATCGGCACCGACAGCCCGACAGCCAAGTTTTCCGACGGAACGCGAATCAGTCCGGATGTCCTCGTCGGAGCGGACGGCATCCACTCGGCGGTGCGCGACGCGGTCGTCTCGGATGTCGATCTGCAGTCCGTAGACGGCGTCTGCTACCGGTCGGTCGTCTCGGTCGAACTCCCCGATCGCCACCGTGATCACGGGCTCGAAGTGTGGGGCGACGGGAGCTACACCGGCGGCGCCCCGCTCGACGACGACCGATTCTACTGGTTTGCCACGGTGTCCGACTCGACGGCTGCGGGGCTGAACGGCTCGCAAGAAGTTGCCGCCGCGCTCCGCGAGCGCTTCGCCGCGTTTCCGGAGCCGATCCCCGTGGTCCTCGATGCGCTCGACCCCGACGACATCTTCGCAACCGGTCTCGAAGACGTGCCGGCGCTCGATCGGTGGTCGCGCGGATCGGTCGTCCTCGCGGGCGACGCGGCCCACGGGATGTTGCCGTTCGCCGGGCAGGGGGCGGCCCAGTCGATCGAGGACGCGCTCGCGCTCGCGGACGCCATCGACAGACACCCCGAACCGGCCGCCGCGTTCGCGTCGTACGAGGCCGAACGGCGGCAGCGAGCGGACGGGATTCGCGCCGAAGCACACAGACTCGGCCGCCTCGGAACGGTCCAATCGCCGTTCGCCGCGCGACTCCGGAATCTCGCAATCGGGCTCGTTCCGGCGTCGCTCTTCCGACGCTTCCGTCGACAACGGGCGGCCCGAACGTCGCTGCCAGATCGGACGCTCGCGGACGGCGGTCCGGACGCGTGA
- a CDS encoding AIM24 family protein yields MDVDEFKAEHVPTETDETFQLENSYTLDVAVEDTVMAKAGSMVAYSGDLSFTGQASAEGGITGFLKEAASGEGTPVMKVEGQGHVYLADSKKKVQVLELDAGESITVNGEDILAFESDLSYEISTIDSLAGAFAGGLTNVFLEGPGYVALTTHGDPLVLSPPVSTDPSATVAWSGTSPDVEVNRSLSDMVGQESGERYQMSFAGGDGFVVVQPYEEHV; encoded by the coding sequence ATGGATGTAGACGAATTCAAAGCCGAACACGTTCCGACAGAGACAGACGAAACGTTCCAGCTCGAAAATAGCTACACGCTCGACGTTGCCGTCGAGGACACCGTGATGGCGAAAGCCGGGTCGATGGTCGCATACTCCGGCGATCTCTCGTTTACCGGCCAAGCCTCCGCCGAAGGCGGCATCACGGGCTTTCTGAAGGAAGCAGCCTCCGGCGAGGGGACACCCGTGATGAAGGTCGAAGGACAGGGACACGTCTACCTCGCGGACAGCAAGAAGAAGGTGCAGGTGCTCGAACTCGACGCCGGCGAGTCGATCACGGTCAACGGAGAGGACATCCTCGCGTTCGAGTCAGATCTGTCCTACGAGATCAGCACGATCGACAGCCTCGCGGGCGCCTTCGCCGGCGGGTTGACGAACGTCTTCCTCGAAGGACCGGGCTACGTCGCACTGACCACCCACGGCGACCCGCTGGTGCTCTCCCCGCCGGTGTCGACCGACCCGAGCGCGACCGTCGCCTGGAGCGGCACCTCACCGGACGTGGAGGTCAACCGGAGCCTCTCGGACATGGTCGGACAGGAATCCGGCGAGCGCTATCAGATGTCCTTCGCGGGTGGCGACGGCTTCGTCGTCGTCCAGCCCTACGAGGAACACGTCTGA
- a CDS encoding helix-turn-helix domain-containing protein: protein MRYLTALVEPAAGAFHPLGRELSAEPSIQREAIHHVELLDDGTVLLFAEGSGDRGRYEAIMRDSPHVVEYMVSGEERWTAVSQFEPTALARRTLELQRDAELVVETPIRFDADGAVRVTYLGDDAAFRELYETVNEAADIDFEVLETGEYDPDEASLARLLTTRQQEVLETAVEVGYYRTPREATLEDIAERVDVAPTTAGEHLRKIEERVFGALVS from the coding sequence ATGCGATACCTCACCGCGCTCGTCGAGCCCGCCGCAGGTGCGTTTCACCCGCTCGGACGAGAACTCTCGGCGGAGCCGTCGATCCAGCGGGAGGCGATCCACCACGTCGAACTGCTCGACGACGGGACGGTGCTTTTGTTCGCGGAGGGGAGCGGCGACCGCGGCCGGTACGAGGCGATCATGCGCGACTCACCGCACGTCGTCGAATACATGGTCTCCGGCGAGGAGCGCTGGACGGCCGTGAGCCAGTTCGAGCCGACGGCACTCGCCCGGCGGACGCTCGAACTGCAGCGCGACGCCGAACTCGTCGTCGAGACGCCGATCCGATTCGACGCCGACGGCGCGGTTCGTGTGACGTACCTCGGTGACGACGCCGCCTTCCGCGAACTGTACGAGACGGTGAACGAGGCGGCAGACATCGACTTCGAGGTGCTCGAAACAGGCGAGTACGACCCCGACGAGGCATCGCTGGCGAGGCTCCTGACGACCCGCCAACAGGAGGTGCTGGAAACCGCGGTCGAAGTGGGCTACTACCGGACACCTCGGGAGGCGACGCTCGAAGACATCGCCGAGCGGGTTGACGTTGCCCCAACGACCGCAGGTGAGCACCTCCGGAAGATCGAAGAGCGGGTGTTCGGCGCCCTCGTCTCCTGA